In the genome of Rhinolophus ferrumequinum isolate MPI-CBG mRhiFer1 chromosome 24, mRhiFer1_v1.p, whole genome shotgun sequence, one region contains:
- the ZFAND2A gene encoding AN1-type zinc finger protein 2A isoform X2, whose amino-acid sequence MEFPDLGKHCSEKSCKQLDFLPLTCDVCKQDFCKDHFTYAAHKCPFAFKKDVQVPVCPLCNKPVPVKKGEIPDVVVGEHMDRDCKYRPEKKEKIFMYRCSKEGCKKKEMLQVTCDQCRGNFCIQHRHPLDHSCRRGSRPMSVAGCSARRASESKPSGAFNTLSSSWLAQRFRSKVKR is encoded by the exons ATGGAGTTCCCTGATTTGGGGAAACATTGTTCAGAAAAATCTTGCAAGCAGCTAG attttcttccaTTAACATGTGATGTATGTAAACAAGATTTCTGTAAAGATCATTTTACTTATGCGGCACATAAATGTCCCTTTGCATTCAAGAAG GATGTTCAGGTCCCAGTATGCCCACTTTGTAACAAGCCAGTCCCAGTAAAAAAGGGGGAGATACCAGATGTTGTGGTAGGCGAGCATATGGATAGAGACTGTAAATATCGtcctgagaagaaagaaaag ATTTTTATGTACCGGTGCTCAAAGGAGGGATGTAAGAAGAAAGAGATGCTGCAGGTGACTTGTGACCAGTGTCGTGGCAATTTCTGTATTCAGCATAGACACCCCCTGGACCACAGCTGCAGACGCGGGAGCCGCCCCATGAGCGTCGCCGG GTGTTCGGCCAGGAGAGCCTCTGAATCCAAGCCGTCGGGGGCTTTCAACACCCTGTCTTCCAGCTGGTTGGCTCAGCGATTCAG gTCGAAAGTAAAGAGATGA
- the ZFAND2A gene encoding AN1-type zinc finger protein 2A isoform X1 yields MEFPDLGKHCSEKSCKQLDFLPLTCDVCKQDFCKDHFTYAAHKCPFAFKKDVQVPVCPLCNKPVPVKKGEIPDVVVGEHMDRDCKYRPEKKEKIFMYRCSKEGCKKKEMLQVTCDQCRGNFCIQHRHPLDHSCRRGSRPMSVAGCSARRASESKPSGAFNTLSSSWLAQRFRYYAVAFVWGWQSFVPVMWKGHRGAVTADHGNYRSMYSSVIGTLRTFKL; encoded by the exons ATGGAGTTCCCTGATTTGGGGAAACATTGTTCAGAAAAATCTTGCAAGCAGCTAG attttcttccaTTAACATGTGATGTATGTAAACAAGATTTCTGTAAAGATCATTTTACTTATGCGGCACATAAATGTCCCTTTGCATTCAAGAAG GATGTTCAGGTCCCAGTATGCCCACTTTGTAACAAGCCAGTCCCAGTAAAAAAGGGGGAGATACCAGATGTTGTGGTAGGCGAGCATATGGATAGAGACTGTAAATATCGtcctgagaagaaagaaaag ATTTTTATGTACCGGTGCTCAAAGGAGGGATGTAAGAAGAAAGAGATGCTGCAGGTGACTTGTGACCAGTGTCGTGGCAATTTCTGTATTCAGCATAGACACCCCCTGGACCACAGCTGCAGACGCGGGAGCCGCCCCATGAGCGTCGCCGG GTGTTCGGCCAGGAGAGCCTCTGAATCCAAGCCGTCGGGGGCTTTCAACACCCTGTCTTCCAGCTGGTTGGCTCAGCGATTCAGGTATTATGCAGTTGCTTTCGTGTGGGGGTGGCAGTCATTTGTCCCAGTGATGTGGAAAGGCCATCGTGGTGCAGTGACAGCTGACCATGGAAATTACAGGTCCATGTACAGCTCAGTCATAGGAACACTCAGGACTTTTAAACTTTAG